A window of Leclercia adecarboxylata contains these coding sequences:
- the osmY gene encoding molecular chaperone OsmY, with translation MNTKKLKISKTLLAVMMGSALVCGSAMAETTATEKAQSTANTAGEKIDNSMNKVGNFMDDSSITAKVKAALVDADDIKSTDISVETDKNVVTLSGFVESQAQAEKAVTVAKGVEGVKSVSDKLHVRDGKEQSAKGYAGDAATTSEIKAKLLADDIVPSRHVKVETTDGVVQLSGEVESKAQSDRAESIAKAIDGVKSVKNDLKVK, from the coding sequence ATGAATACTAAAAAACTGAAGATTTCGAAAACTCTGCTGGCGGTAATGATGGGTAGCGCACTGGTATGCGGTTCTGCAATGGCGGAAACCACCGCAACAGAAAAAGCGCAATCCACTGCTAATACCGCAGGGGAAAAAATCGATAACTCTATGAATAAAGTCGGTAACTTCATGGATGACAGCTCTATCACAGCAAAAGTTAAAGCTGCACTGGTGGATGCTGATGACATTAAGAGCACCGATATCTCTGTAGAAACCGATAAAAACGTCGTTACCCTGAGTGGCTTCGTTGAAAGCCAGGCGCAGGCTGAAAAAGCCGTTACCGTGGCGAAAGGTGTTGAAGGCGTGAAATCCGTCAGCGACAAGCTGCATGTCCGTGACGGCAAAGAGCAATCTGCCAAGGGCTATGCGGGTGACGCAGCCACCACCAGCGAAATTAAAGCCAAACTGCTGGCTGATGACATCGTCCCTTCACGTCACGTGAAAGTGGAAACCACTGACGGCGTGGTACAGCTGAGCGGTGAAGTAGAGTCAAAAGCGCAGAGCGACCGCGCTGAAAGCATCGCTAAAGCCATTGATGGCGTGAAAAGCGTTAAAAACGACCTGAAAGTTAAATAA
- a CDS encoding DUF1328 domain-containing protein, translating into MFRWGIIFLVIALIAAALGFGGLAGTAAGAAKIVFVVGIILFLVSLFTGRRRP; encoded by the coding sequence ATGTTTCGTTGGGGCATCATTTTTCTGGTTATCGCGTTAATTGCCGCCGCTCTGGGTTTTGGTGGTCTGGCGGGTACCGCGGCGGGTGCGGCGAAAATTGTCTTCGTCGTCGGTATTATCCTGTTCCTGGTAAGCCTGTTCACCGGACGCCGTCGTCCATAG
- a CDS encoding YjjW family glycine radical enzyme activase, giving the protein MNSRCALVSKVIPFSCVDGPGSRLALFLQGCNLRCKTCHNPWTIGRCNDCAACVPHCPHDALNIQAGRVWWDEATCQQCDTCLQMCPQQATPMAQRLSLEEIVAQIRKVAPFISGITVSGGEATTQLPFLVALFKTLKADSQLQHLTCLVDSNGLLSETGWQKLLPVFDGAMLDLKAWDNAHHRFLTGRDNVLIKHSIRWLAARNRLSELRLLVIPDRCDYLTHYRDLVNFIRQLGDVPVRINAFHAHGVYGEARHWRSATADDVEPLAQRLERERIRVIRPALYL; this is encoded by the coding sequence ATGAACAGCAGATGCGCTTTAGTCAGTAAGGTTATCCCCTTCTCCTGCGTCGACGGGCCCGGCAGTCGCCTGGCCCTGTTCCTGCAGGGGTGTAACCTGCGCTGCAAAACCTGCCATAACCCATGGACCATTGGGCGCTGCAACGACTGTGCCGCCTGCGTGCCGCACTGCCCGCACGATGCGCTGAACATTCAGGCCGGACGGGTCTGGTGGGATGAGGCGACCTGCCAGCAGTGCGATACCTGTCTGCAGATGTGCCCGCAGCAGGCGACGCCCATGGCCCAGCGGTTAAGCCTGGAGGAGATCGTCGCGCAGATCCGCAAGGTTGCGCCGTTTATCTCCGGCATCACCGTCAGCGGCGGAGAAGCCACCACTCAGCTGCCGTTTCTGGTGGCCCTGTTTAAGACCCTGAAAGCCGATTCACAGCTGCAGCATCTGACCTGCCTGGTGGACAGCAACGGCCTGCTAAGCGAAACCGGCTGGCAAAAACTGCTCCCGGTGTTTGATGGCGCTATGCTCGATCTTAAGGCCTGGGACAATGCCCATCACCGTTTTCTGACCGGGCGCGACAACGTGCTTATCAAGCACAGCATTCGCTGGCTGGCAGCACGCAACCGGCTCAGCGAGCTGCGTTTACTGGTGATCCCGGATCGCTGCGATTACCTGACGCACTATCGCGATCTGGTCAACTTTATCCGTCAGCTGGGGGATGTTCCGGTCAGGATCAACGCCTTTCACGCCCATGGCGTCTACGGCGAAGCCCGTCACTGGCGCAGCGCGACGGCCGATGATGTCGAACCGCTGGCGCAGCGGCTGGAGCGTGAGCGGATCAGGGTCATCCGCCCGGCGCTCTATTTATAG
- a CDS encoding patatin-like phospholipase family protein encodes MGQRIPVTLGNIAPLALKPFRPGQIALVCEGGGQRGIFTAGVLDEFMRAQFNPFDLFFGTSAGAQNLSAYVCNQPGYARKVIMRYTTSRDFFDPLRFVRGGNLIDLDWLLDATASKMPLAMDSASRLFDAGKAFWMCACRGDDYSASYFSPQKENWLDILRASSAIPGFYRTGALLDGISYLDGGVSDAIPVQEAARRGANTIVVIRTVPSQMYYTPEWFKRMERWLGESSLQPMLNLVSHHEASYHAIQHFIEKPPGKLRIFEIYPPKPLNSMALGSRIPALRDDYKTGRLCGRYFLATVGKLLAEQPPLRRHQRIIAPATVVVPPASVANDVLTTSLVNAPQANDTLFDNEDLA; translated from the coding sequence GTGGGGCAGCGAATTCCGGTTACGCTCGGCAACATTGCGCCGTTAGCACTTAAACCCTTCCGACCGGGGCAGATTGCGCTGGTGTGTGAAGGCGGTGGGCAGCGAGGGATCTTCACGGCTGGCGTGCTGGACGAGTTTATGCGCGCGCAGTTTAACCCGTTCGATCTCTTTTTCGGTACCTCCGCCGGGGCGCAGAATCTCTCAGCCTACGTCTGTAATCAGCCGGGTTATGCCCGCAAAGTGATCATGCGTTACACCACTTCCCGCGACTTCTTCGATCCGCTGCGCTTTGTGCGCGGCGGCAATCTTATCGATCTTGACTGGCTGCTGGACGCCACCGCCAGCAAAATGCCCCTGGCGATGGACAGCGCCTCGCGCCTGTTCGATGCCGGGAAAGCCTTCTGGATGTGCGCCTGTCGCGGAGATGACTACTCGGCCAGCTACTTTTCGCCGCAAAAAGAGAACTGGCTCGACATTCTTCGTGCTTCCAGCGCCATCCCCGGTTTCTACCGCACGGGGGCGCTGCTGGATGGGATCAGCTATCTCGACGGCGGCGTCAGCGATGCCATCCCGGTGCAGGAGGCGGCCCGACGCGGGGCGAATACCATCGTGGTGATCCGCACCGTGCCGTCGCAGATGTACTATACGCCCGAGTGGTTTAAACGGATGGAGCGCTGGCTGGGTGAAAGCAGCCTGCAACCGATGCTCAATCTGGTATCGCACCATGAGGCGAGCTATCACGCCATCCAGCATTTTATTGAAAAGCCGCCGGGTAAACTCAGGATCTTCGAAATTTACCCGCCAAAGCCGCTTAACAGTATGGCTCTGGGCAGCCGCATTCCCGCCCTGCGCGACGACTACAAAACCGGCCGCCTGTGCGGGCGCTATTTCCTGGCAACGGTGGGCAAACTGCTGGCCGAGCAGCCGCCGCTGCGCCGCCACCAGCGGATCATTGCCCCTGCCACGGTGGTGGTTCCTCCGGCAAGCGTGGCCAACGATGTGCTAACCACGTCGCTGGTTAATGCCCCGCAGGCGAACGACACCCTGTTTGATAACGAGGATCTGGCGTGA
- a CDS encoding metal-dependent hydrolase, whose translation MTYRFIDTHCHFDFSPFTGDEPASIQRAAEAGVMAILVPAIDVASIDRVLGLGARYPSLYMALGLHPIVIESHQDAHLDKLEAVLAAKPEKLVAVGEIGLDLYREDPHFERQEAILDAQLKLAKRYDLPVILHSRRTHDKLAMHLRRHNLPRTGVVHGYAGSLQQAQRFVEMGYKIGVGGTITYPRASKTRDVMAQLPLSALLLETDAPDMPLNGFQGQPNRPEQAARVFATLCELRPEPADEIAQALLDNTRTLFNLRL comes from the coding sequence GTGACTTACCGCTTTATTGATACCCATTGTCACTTTGATTTTTCCCCCTTTACCGGTGATGAGCCCGCCAGCATCCAGCGTGCCGCCGAGGCAGGCGTGATGGCGATCCTGGTCCCGGCCATCGATGTGGCGAGCATCGATCGCGTGTTGGGTCTCGGCGCCCGCTATCCGTCTCTGTATATGGCGCTGGGCCTGCACCCTATTGTGATTGAATCCCATCAGGATGCGCATCTGGACAAGCTGGAGGCGGTGCTCGCGGCGAAGCCGGAAAAGCTGGTGGCAGTGGGGGAGATCGGCCTCGATCTCTATCGGGAGGATCCTCACTTCGAAAGACAGGAAGCGATCCTCGATGCCCAGCTCAAGCTGGCGAAACGCTACGATCTGCCGGTGATCCTCCACTCCCGGCGCACCCACGATAAACTGGCGATGCACCTCAGGCGCCATAACCTGCCGCGAACCGGGGTGGTTCACGGTTATGCCGGGAGCCTGCAGCAGGCTCAGCGTTTTGTGGAGATGGGCTATAAAATTGGCGTCGGCGGCACTATCACTTATCCCCGCGCCAGTAAAACCCGGGACGTGATGGCGCAGCTCCCGCTCTCCGCCCTGTTGCTGGAGACCGACGCCCCCGATATGCCGCTCAACGGGTTTCAGGGCCAGCCGAACCGGCCCGAGCAGGCGGCGAGGGTGTTTGCAACCTTATGCGAACTGCGCCCGGAGCCCGCGGATGAGATCGCTCAGGCGCTGCTGGATAACACCCGCACACTGTTCAACCTGCGGCTATAA
- the deoC gene encoding deoxyribose-phosphate aldolase encodes MTDLTASSLRALKLMDLTTLNDDDTNEKVIALCHQAKTPVGTTAAICIYPRFIPIARKTLKEQGTPEVRIATVTNFPHGNDDIDIALAETRAAIAYGADEVDVVFPYRALIAGNEQVGFELVKACKEACAAANVLLKVIIETGELKEEALIRKASEISIKAGADFIKTSTGKVPVNATPESARIMMEVIRDMGVEKTVGFKPAGGVRTAEDAQQFLAIADELFGADWADARHYRFGASSLLASLLKALGHGDGKSASSY; translated from the coding sequence ATGACCGATTTAACCGCAAGCAGCCTGCGTGCTTTAAAACTGATGGATCTGACCACCCTGAATGACGACGACACGAATGAGAAAGTGATCGCCCTGTGTCATCAGGCGAAGACCCCGGTGGGCACCACGGCGGCTATCTGTATCTATCCGCGTTTCATTCCGATCGCGCGTAAGACCCTGAAAGAGCAGGGCACGCCGGAAGTGCGTATTGCCACCGTGACCAACTTCCCGCACGGCAACGACGACATCGACATCGCCCTGGCAGAGACCCGCGCCGCTATCGCTTACGGCGCTGACGAAGTGGACGTGGTCTTCCCGTACCGTGCGCTGATTGCTGGCAACGAGCAGGTCGGTTTTGAGCTGGTGAAAGCCTGTAAAGAGGCCTGCGCGGCGGCAAACGTGCTGCTGAAGGTGATCATCGAAACCGGTGAGCTGAAAGAAGAGGCGTTGATCCGTAAAGCGTCTGAAATCTCCATCAAAGCCGGTGCTGACTTCATTAAAACCTCCACCGGTAAAGTGCCGGTAAATGCTACCCCGGAAAGCGCACGTATCATGATGGAAGTGATCCGCGATATGGGCGTGGAAAAAACCGTAGGCTTCAAACCGGCAGGCGGCGTGCGTACCGCAGAAGACGCGCAGCAGTTCCTGGCGATTGCCGATGAGCTGTTCGGTGCCGACTGGGCAGACGCCCGCCACTACCGTTTTGGCGCATCCAGCCTGCTGGCCAGCCTGTTGAAGGCGCTGGGTCACGGCGACGGTAAGAGCGCAAGCAGCTACTAA
- a CDS encoding YjjI family glycine radical enzyme, which produces MSPSTPAALQQRCQKIVTSPVLSPEQKRHFLALEAENNLPYPALDNDARLALAGGYICDMFEGHAPYKPRYVLPDYALFLKQGSAWLELEGAQDLDDALSLLTILYHHVPSVTGMPVFLGHLDTLLQPYVRILTQEEIDIRIKRFWRYLDRTLPDAFVHANIGPADGPVTRAILRADAELKQVSPNLTFIYDPDITPDDLLLEVAKNICACSKPHIANGPVNDKIFTKKGFGVVSCYNSLPLAGGGSTLVRLNLKAIAEQSESLEAFFTHALPHYCRQQIAIIDARCDFLYQRSGFFENSFLVKEGLINPDSFVPMFGMYGLAEAVNVLCEKAGITGRYGQDDQANALGYRISEQLAAFVEATPVKHGWRQRAMLHAQSGISSDVDTTPGARLPYGDEPDPISHLLAVAPHHRHYHAGISDILTLDETVKRNPQAVVELCLGAFRAGMREFSANVSGNDLVRVTGYMVRLSDLEKYRAEGSRTNTTWLGEEAARNTRILERQPRVISHEQQMRFSQ; this is translated from the coding sequence ATGTCTCCATCCACGCCCGCCGCCCTGCAACAACGTTGCCAGAAGATTGTGACAAGCCCGGTGTTAAGCCCTGAACAAAAACGCCACTTCCTGGCGCTGGAGGCGGAAAACAACCTGCCCTACCCGGCCCTGGATAACGATGCGCGTCTGGCCCTGGCCGGGGGATATATCTGCGATATGTTTGAAGGCCATGCGCCCTACAAACCGCGCTACGTGTTGCCCGACTATGCGCTGTTCCTGAAGCAGGGTTCAGCCTGGCTGGAACTGGAAGGCGCTCAGGATCTGGATGATGCGCTGTCGCTGCTGACCATCCTTTACCACCATGTTCCGTCCGTTACCGGCATGCCGGTTTTCCTCGGCCATCTCGATACGCTGCTGCAGCCGTATGTTAGAATTCTAACACAAGAAGAAATCGATATTCGAATAAAACGTTTCTGGCGCTACCTCGATCGCACCCTGCCAGATGCCTTCGTCCATGCCAATATCGGCCCGGCAGACGGCCCTGTAACGCGCGCCATTTTACGTGCCGACGCAGAGCTTAAGCAGGTTTCACCCAATCTCACCTTTATTTATGATCCTGACATCACCCCGGACGATCTGCTGCTGGAGGTGGCGAAGAACATCTGCGCATGCAGCAAACCGCATATCGCCAACGGCCCGGTAAATGATAAAATTTTCACAAAAAAGGGCTTTGGCGTGGTCAGCTGTTACAACTCGCTGCCGCTGGCAGGCGGAGGAAGCACGCTGGTGCGCCTCAACCTGAAGGCCATCGCGGAGCAGAGCGAATCTCTCGAGGCGTTCTTTACCCACGCGCTGCCGCACTACTGTCGGCAGCAGATAGCCATTATCGATGCGCGTTGCGACTTCCTGTATCAGCGTTCCGGCTTCTTTGAGAATAGCTTCCTGGTTAAAGAAGGGCTGATCAATCCCGACAGTTTTGTGCCCATGTTCGGCATGTATGGCCTGGCTGAGGCGGTGAACGTGCTGTGCGAGAAAGCGGGGATTACCGGGCGCTACGGCCAGGATGACCAGGCTAATGCGCTGGGGTATCGCATTAGCGAACAGCTGGCGGCCTTTGTGGAGGCGACTCCGGTAAAACACGGCTGGCGACAGCGCGCCATGCTGCATGCCCAGTCGGGGATCAGCTCCGACGTGGACACCACCCCGGGAGCGCGTCTGCCCTATGGCGACGAGCCGGATCCGATTAGCCACCTGCTGGCGGTCGCCCCGCATCATCGCCACTATCATGCGGGAATCAGCGATATCCTGACCCTTGACGAAACCGTGAAGCGCAACCCGCAGGCGGTGGTGGAACTCTGTCTGGGCGCCTTCCGCGCCGGCATGCGTGAATTCAGCGCCAACGTGTCGGGGAACGATCTGGTTCGCGTGACGGGTTATATGGTGCGGCTGTCCGATCTGGAAAAATACCGCGCCGAAGGCTCACGCACCAATACCACCTGGCTGGGCGAAGAGGCCGCCCGCAACACCCGCATACTGGAGCGCCAGCCGCGCGTGATAAGCCATGAACAGCAGATGCGCTTTAGTCAGTAA